The genome window TCCATCTTTCCCTCTAATAAAAGAGTATGGACGCTCATTACTATCGGGAGGCGCTGGAAGTGCCTTCCCAATATAGATAACTTTTTCATGGCTATTAATCCAACCAATTAAAACTCCACCTGTTTCATTTGGCAACTTTTGATTGCGGTATTCATTCATTTCATCAACTGCAAATTGACTGATTCTAAATTGCCACAGATCTTGTTCTTTCACAATTACTTCAGATGGAATGACTTCTGTTACTTTGACAGAGCTGTTGACTTCAGATATTGAGTTGATATAAGCAAGCGCGGTTTTATTAAAAATAACTTTTTTGATTTGACGCGTTAATATACCGCCATGTATAGCAACACAATCCTGAGCCACCACAGCTGTCTGGCTACTGCAAGAAGTAGAATAAATCAATTGATTTTCTTCTCTTGTTCTATAAATATTATTTATGTTTTCATGATCAAGACCTTTTATCTTAAGCTGCAAGTCAATATCATCTAAACGAATATTTCTATATTCATTTTCAGCTAATAGAACAGAAGTAAGCCCACCATTGCAATAATAAATGCTAATATTCCTGGGTCTTATATCATCTCTGTATGCCAACTTAAGAAAAGCTGAGTACGAGGCAGTGGCATCTATCAAAATTTCAGATTCAAATATTTTCTTCTCTTCCTTCTTGCTTGAAATATCATCAATTTTTTGAACGTAAGATTCTACTTCGGTCTTTTCTAGTATCACTTTTAATTCATGTTCCAAGGCTTCAGCTTTCATTTCCCCTCGGAAGTATGCGCTCAAATCATGCCTTGCAAAATTGTGTGGCAAAAGAATGTCATTGTCGATCAATTTCCATTTTGAGAAACCCTGTCTTGCCAAATTTAAGACCACTTGAGAGCCCAATGCACCGAGACCGACAGCGGAAATTGTTATATCAGAAATATTTTCTGTTATGCCCGCCATTTCCTTGGCAAGTTTTTGTGAAAAGGGACGAATGACTGAAAATGGCACAGGGACTACCTTTTCCAGTTCCTCTTTTTTTCTGTTTATATTATTTTCAAGTACGTGGATAGTTTCATTTTTTCTCTTTATTTCATGGATACAACCTAATGCTTTGCCTATGGTTAATACATTAGATGGTAGTAGTTGAAAAACTACTATCTCATGGTCAACCGGCATTCCCTCCAAGTTCAACCTCGGTATACAGATTATAATTATGAGACTCTTGTCGTGATATTTCTTGGACAGGCCTTTCCCAT of Syntrophales bacterium contains these proteins:
- a CDS encoding ThiF family adenylyltransferase; translated protein: MMSFYEILPFDDVHVFPDELAIIKSAILQCSGSLGGLFSYETEGFLGEAEAIVLNIQIDVPTRSPFGVLEEEKIAISYSKNNNEGLQAYALRKDFPNLPHLNLTYKDAPKSLCLFDVPAMDKIYNESLLHFIIRVKQWLDRAASGELHLDVQAMEPFIMGGLGHFVFDSETWERIISCSSDYELYLSRPAVTTRKDNHYVEVCSADIGKKGPQTPFAFLTMKGNPTSDQCINYLPKNYLELHDLLDKKIAINLDEEIFNFISTIYGKGLSKKYHDKSLIIIICIPRLNLEGMPVDHEIVVFQLLPSNVLTIGKALGCIHEIKRKNETIHVLENNINRKKEELEKVVPVPFSVIRPFSQKLAKEMAGITENISDITISAVGLGALGSQVVLNLARQGFSKWKLIDNDILLPHNFARHDLSAYFRGEMKAEALEHELKVILEKTEVESYVQKIDDISSKKEEKKIFESEILIDATASYSAFLKLAYRDDIRPRNISIYYCNGGLTSVLLAENEYRNIRLDDIDLQLKIKGLDHENINNIYRTREENQLIYSTSCSSQTAVVAQDCVAIHGGILTRQIKKVIFNKTALAYINSISEVNSSVKVTEVIPSEVIVKEQDLWQFRISQFAVDEMNEYRNQKLPNETGGVLIGWINSHEKVIYIGKALPAPPDSNERPYSFIRGKDGLYKKVQEIKGISNNDLYYVGEWHSHPHNASVSQSGSDRKSIVKLSEIMLEDTLPGVMIILGDSKELGWYVCLG